A window of Castanea sativa cultivar Marrone di Chiusa Pesio chromosome 1, ASM4071231v1 contains these coding sequences:
- the LOC142622521 gene encoding uncharacterized protein LOC142622521, whose translation MGKRKRVPDHTNTQPPSDTMPCSSGMELMSEETPLHAVDSSALNPLSSVLDLTDSSMKLLNAHPTAAHHQNLGRSIFLKRSRHHYSHQYSRRNSANHANPSTSRGKVASLRDERLSFKLATQCNSQIGHYSEFRENMFCRPERIRSSSMVMDAISSDVVKMQCGTCQKPLKLKPYFLGSSLSSSELSVVAVLVCGHVYHAECLEQRTCLEDKRDPPCPMCLNLFSNDDESRGQK comes from the exons ATGGGCAAGAGGAAGCGAGTCCCTGATCACACCAATACACAACCTCCTTccg ATACCATGCCATGCTCCTCAGGGATGGAACTAATGTCAGAAGAG ACACCTTTGCATGCAGTTGACTCTAGTGCACTAAACCCACTATCATCTGTTTTGGATTTGACGGATAGCTCTATGAAGCTATTAAATGCCCATCCTACTGCTGCACATCACCAGAATCTTGGCCGTTCAATATTTTTGAAACGTTCTCGTCACCACTACAGCCATCAGTACTCTCGGCGTAACTCAGCCAATCATGCCAATCCATCAACTTCTCGTGGCAAAGTTGCTTCTTTACGTGATGAGAGACTATCCTTCAAGTTGGCTACTCAATGCAACTCACAGATTGGACATTATTCAg AGTTCAGGGAAAATATGTTTTGCAGGCCGGAAAGAATTAGGTCCAGTTCCATGGTAATGGATGCAATATCATCAGATGTAGTGAAGATGCAGTGTGGGACATGCCAGAAGCCATTGAAACTGAAACCTTATTTTCTTGGGAGTTCACTGTCTTCCAGTGAACTCTCTGTTGTGGCAGTTTTAGTGTGTGGTCATGTTTATCATGCAGAATGCTTGGAGCAAAGAACATGTCTTGAAGATAAACGTGACCCTCCCTGCCCTATGTGTCTGAACTTGTTCTCCAACGATGATGAATCTAGAGGACAGAAGTAA
- the LOC142621949 gene encoding uncharacterized protein LOC142621949: MARGKLILICQSGGEFVTNEDGSMSYTGGEAHAVDINRETLFDDLKLKLAEMWNLEYKSLSIKYFLPGNKQTLITLSNDKDLKRMYDFHGSSVTADVFAMGRTGFDREALNNGNRACGIKLAETVTPIAACTTSAAACHAATATPVATYTTAAPTNANSSTSPEAITPLAAVPLPGGTAADSVRNVDATAKSPTGAIINSNLSSAYTATENLDAANSSPSGSVAVATDATAHDPTIIDMCSTPADTVKKRRRTASWKIGANGPAIVAVTDYVEEKRKITSRKKNIQNLSIAIVADDLKQQGDIVPCEDDSNSSLFLASSNDVPPDKLVECWKAGIVGVGQEFKGVKEFRDALQKYAIAHRFMYRLKKNDTNRASGICAAQGCSWRIHASWDSSSQSFRIKKMNKSHTCGGESWKSAHPSKNWLVSIIKEKLRDNPHHKPKEIANSILKDFGIELNYTQVWRGIEDAREQLLGSYKEAYNQLPELCEKMVEANAGSFVKLCTAEDKRFQRLFISFHASIYGFENGCRPLLFLDTTSLKSKYHEILLTAIALDGDDGIFPVAFAIVDSENDDNWQWFLEQLRSAISTSRPITFVSDREKGLKKVVLEVFHDAGYGYSIYHLMENFKKNLKGPFHGDGRGSLPGTFVAAAQAVRLDSFRMCTEQIKRVSSKAYDWVMQIEPEYWTNAVFKGERYNHITVNVAELFTNWIDEVRELPIIQKIEVLRSKMMELIHTRQIEASNWSTKLTPSKEEKLHEKTPKANGLKVLISSDTLFEVHDDLINVVDIDKWECSCIGWKATGLPCHHAIAVFNSTGRNVYDYCSGHFTADSFRLTYSESINPVSAILKPLSDGKTALDSPQVLPPCTSRPPSQHREPTSTKPEGESNKRPVSCTRCKELGHNKSTCKADL; this comes from the exons ATGGCAAGGGGAAAGCTTATATTAATTTGCCAATCTGGTGGTGAGTTTGTCACAAATGAGGATGGATCAATGTCATATACTGGAGGAGAAGCACATGCAGTAGATATCAATCGTGAAACCTTATTTGATGATCTGAAATTAAAATTAGCTGAAATGTGGAATTTGGAATATAAATCCCTATCCATCAAGTATTTTCTCCCTGGAAACAAGCAAACTCTAATCACTTTATCTAATGACAAAGACCTCAAAAGGATGTATGACTTTCATGGAAGTTCAGTAACTGCTGATGTTTTTGCCATGGGGAGAACAGGTTTTGATCGTGAAGCCTTGAACAATGGTAACAG GGCATGTGGGATAAAACTAGCTGAAACTGTAACCCCTATTGCTGCCTGTACTACCTCCGCAGCTGCATGTCATGCTGCTACTGCTACCCCTGTTGCAACATATACAACTGCAGCACCCACTAATGCTAATTCCTCCACGAGTCCTGAAGCTATCACCCCACTTGCTGCAGTCCCTCTTCCTGGAGGAACAGCTGCTGATTCTGTTAGAAATGTCGATGCAACTGCAAAAAGTCCTACTGGAGCGATCATTAATTCAAACCTTTCTTCTGCCTACACTGCCACTGAGAATCTGGATGCTGCTAATTCTAGTCCTTCTGGTTCCGTTGCTGTTGCCACTGATGCAACTGCCCATGACCCAACCATAATTGACATGTGCTCTACACCCGCTGATACTGTTAAGAAACGAAGGCGAACTGCATCCTGGAAAATTGGTGCAAATGGTCCTGCCATTGTCGCTGTCACTGACTATGTtgaggaaaaaaggaaaattaccTCTAGAAAAAAGAATATCCAAAATCTTAGTATTGCAATAGTAGCTGATGATTTGAAGCAACAAGGAGATATAGTACCCTGTGAAGATGATTCCAACAGTTCACTTTTTCTTGCTAGTTCAAATGATGTTCCACCAGACAAACTAGTTGAATGTTGGAAAGCTGGTATCGTTGGTGTAGGTCAGGAATTCAAAGGTGTGAAGGAATTTCGTGATGCACTGCAGAAATATGCTATTGCGCATCGTTTTATGTACAGGCTGAAGAAGAATGATACTAATCGTGCAAGTGGCATATGTGCAGCACAAGGCTGTTCTTGGAGGATTCATGCATCCTGGGACTCATCTTCACAATCATTCAGGATAAAAAAGATGAATAAATCACATACATGTGGAGGGGAGTCGTGGAAGTCAGCTCATCCATCAAAGAATTGGTTGGTGAGTATCATTAAGGAAAAATTACGAGATAACCCACATCACAAGCCAAAGGAAATCGCTAACAGCATTCTTAAGGACTTTGGAATTGAGCTGAATTATACTCAAGTATGGCGTGGAATTGAGGATGCCAGGGAGCAACTTCTGGGTTCATATAAAGAGGCATATAATCAGTTGCCTGAGCTTTGTGAGAAGATGGTGGAGGCAAATGCTGGTAGTTTTGTTAAGCTTTGCACTGCTGAAGATAAAAGATTTCAGCGTCTTTTTATATCCTTTCATGCCTCAATATATGGTTTTGAGAATGGTTGTCGTCCCCTTCTTTTCCTTGACACTACATCTCTAAAATCAAAGTACCATGAGATTCTGTTGACAGCTATTGCATTGGATGGGGATGATGGTATTTTCCCTGTTGCATTTGCTATAGTAGATTCCGAAAATGATGATAATTGGCAGTGGTTTTTGGAGCAGTTGAGATCTGCAATATCAACTTCACGACCCATAACTTTTGTCTCTGACAGAGAGAAGGGTTTAAAGAAGGTTGTACTTGAAGTTTTTCACGATGCTGGTTATGGTTACTCAATTTACCACCTTATGGAAAACTTCAAGAAAAACTTGAAAGGCCCATTTCATGGAGATGGAAGGGGTTCTTTGCCTGGCACTTTTGTTGCTGCTGCCCAAGCAGTCCGACTTGATAGTTTTAGAATGTGTACTGAGCAAATTAAACGGGTTTCTTCAAAAGCATATGATTGGGTCATGCAAATTGAGCCAGAATATTGGACAAATGCAGTATTTAAAGGTGAGCGCTATAATCATATTACAGTAAATGTTGCTGAGTTATTTACCAACTGGATAGATGAAGTGCGGGAGTTACCCATAATACAGAAGATAGAAGTGCTAAGGAGTAAGATGATGGAGTTGATACATACTCGTCAAATTGAAGCAAGTAATTGGTCTACAAAACTTACTCCATCCAAGGAGgaaaaattacatgaaaaaaCTCCCAAAGCAAATGGCCTTAAAGTCTTAATCTCATCTGATACCCTATTTGAGGTTCATGATGATTTAATTAATGTTGTGGATATTGATAAATGGGAGTGTAGTTGTATAGGATGGAAAGCAACTGGGCTACCTTGCCACCATGCTATTGCTGTCTTTAATTCTACAGGTAGGAATGTGTATGATTATTGTTCAGGGCACTTCACAGCTGATAGCTTCCGTCTAACTTATTCTGAATCCATAAACCCTGTATCTGCTATTCTCAAGCCTTTGAGTGATGGAAAAACTGCCTTAGATTCTCCACAAGTACTTCCTCCTTGCACCTCCCGGCCGCCAAGCCAACATAGAGAGCCTACCAGTACCAAACCTGAGGGAGAGTCCAACAAAAGGCCAGTTTCTTGCACTAGATGCAAGGAACTGGGACATAATAAATCTACATGCAAGGCAGACTTATAG